The region ATATTTTCGCTTTATACCAAGAATTTTTTAAAAAAATTGCTAAAAAAGATGCACATATAGAAGTCGACTTTAGAGTTGTAAGCCGCAAGCTAACGGCAGACAATTCAACAGATGCGGGTTATTACTTGGTAAAATTTCATCCTAGAAAAGAAACAGGCGATCCTAGCAGTGTGTTTTCAGGTAAATTTGTATTCGTCTCTCGTAAGGGGCCTGATAATCAGTGGAAGTTCACCTTAGATTCAAACACCAGATCCAACTCAACATTTTATTTTGCAGCTAAGCCGGTCCCCAATTTATATTACGGTCGCCAATTTAACCCTGAGATTGAACCTGTTAACATTGAATCATTAGAACAACAGCCATAAAACAGTTAATAAACTATGACCCCAGATACATCTTGCCCGTGCGGAAGTGATTTACACTACACACATTGTTGCCAGCCCTATCACCTCAATCTAAACTTTGCTGACAAAGCTGACACATTAATGCGCTCACGCTATTGTGCCTTTGTTATGAAGCAATTCCAATATTTGGTTGATACTCATCACCCACAACACTTAGCCGGATTAACTGTTGAAATGTTGGCTATGGGCGCTGATGAAACTCAATGGATAGGCTTAGAGGTTATTACGCACAAGCAACAAAGTGCATTATCTGCAACAGTCACTTTTAAAGCCTGGTTTCTCAATGACGGCGATCTAGATGCTATTTTTGAATGCTCAGATTTTGTTTTTGAAAATGGACGGTGGTATTACACCAAAGGTGAACAATTTACAGCAGATTTACCGAAACGAAACGATAAATGTATTTGTCATAGCGGCAAAAAGTTTAAAGCCTGTTGTATGAAACTAATGGGTTAATTTAACCCTTTTTTTAGTTCATTATGCAACATTAATGTACAAGTTCATTTTGCTCAAATACGAACTTTGAAAATTCATTTTCTCGAATAGCAGGACTGTATAAAAAGCCTTGAGCGTGGTGGCAACAACTATCGGCAAGGAATATTTCCTGCTCTTTTGTCTCAACCCCTTCTGCTGTAAGTGAAATATTCAGCGCTTTAGCCATGGCAATAATCGCACTGACAATTTCACGGCTTTCACGGCTTGTTGTCAGGTCTGAAATAAATGAACGGTCAATTTTCAATTTTGATATTGGGAATTGTTTTAGATAACGCATCGAGCTGTAACCCGTTCCAAAATCATCAATGGCCAATCCAACACCTAAATCAGCTAGTTCTTGACATAATCGAGTCGCATGACGAATGTCACCCATTAACTCTGTTTCAGTGATTTCTAAAATTAAACTCTGTGGTTTAAGTCTATAACGGGTCACTAAATTCCAAACTTGCTCGAATAAGTTGCCGCTAAAGAACTGACGCGCTGCCACATTAACATGCATCACAATATCGACATTCTTATGCTGCCATAAGTTAAGTTGCTTACATGCCGCCTCAAGCACCCAATCACCAATAGCGTTGATCATACCTGTTTGTTCAGCAATCTCGATAAATGCGCCTGGGTATAACACCCCTTTTTTCGGATGATGCCAGCGAATGAGTGCTTCTGCGCCGATAAATTGATGGTTTTTCAGATCCATCAAAGGCTGATAATAAAGTTCGAATTGACGGTTACGTACAGCAAGTTGTAAATCTCGCTCTATTTCAGCATTATTTTTAAATGTTGCCAGTAGATCATCATTAAAGATTTGGTGATTCTGTGAAGATTTCTTTTTGGCATATTGTAAGGCTATATCCGCACAAGATAATGGTGAAAACTGTCCTGCAATTGAATTAATATCAACGATGGCGACAGCCGCTTTAGGATCGACTTTCTCTCGACCAATAACTGAAGGGACTTGTAACTTGCGGTATAACTTTTCAATCTTGGCGTTAAGCAAGTCTTTATCAACAAACTGTGGTAACAATACGGTAAATTCATCACTACCGACTCTAGCAACGTCAATGGCATCATGGCTTTCACCAAAATGTTTTAATCGTCTTGCCACTTCAGTTAATAATGCATCACCCTGTTCATGGCCGCTGGTATCGTTAAAGCGTTTAAAGCCCATTAAATCAACCAGAATTAAAGTACCTTCACTAACTCGTTCTAAACACTGAGTGAAGTGCAAACGATTGCTTAGCCCTGTTAAGCTACATTTCCATGCAAGATGTTCTAACTGTTCTTTACTCTTTCTTTGCGCGGAAATATCTACACAAGATACTAACGCATAATAATTGCCTTGCTCAGTAACAAATCGGTTGGCCTGGTATTGAACCCAATATTTACTTTCATCAACACGGGTTAACTCAGCTTCACCTTTAATGATGTCACCATTGATCAATTTTTCTGTCAGTTCATTAGCAAGTTCACGCTTACCGCGAAACATATCTAAAGTGATGAGTTGGTTACCTTGAACAATATCTCGGCTCAACCCGGTCATTTTTTCATGTGCAGGATTTACATATTCAATAACTTGTGACTTAAGATTAACCAACATCAATACATGTTTAGCTTGCTCTGTCGCACTATGAAATAACGTAAGTCTTTCATCTTTATCATAGGCGTAACGCGTGGCTAGGGTTAATGCTAGTTGGTCTGAAAATTGGCATGCAAACTCAATATTTGCCAAAGTGATGTCAACAACATGATCAAACTCGATGCAAAGTAAGCCTTCGATATGGCCATTAATACGAATAGCGACATCCAGATTAGATTGAATGTGCGTTTGGCAATAATACTCATTGAAACTTTGTAAGCGTTTATCCGATTGTGATGAGTTACTAAAAACATGTCTGAATCGACGTAATTCATCAAAATAAGAATCGGAGATTAAACTGTTGTTACGATGAAAATTAACGGATTCTTCAAATGTGAGATTCGGTGAAAGGCAAGCAATGACTTTTTGTTCTAATGCTTTGTCGCGTAATGAAATAACGGATACACAGGTAGCGTTAAAATATTTCATTAACAATTTGCACGCAAGTTCAGAGGTTTGTTTAAAATCCCCTTTTTCTTTGGCGACAGAGTTTACAATTAACTCTAATAAATGTTGTTGCTCAGTTTGTCTCATCAATATTCCCAAAAGGACATCATAACAGTCGGGCAACCTCGTTCTATGGAGGTTTTGGTAAAGCAAAAAATTCGAACTTAAAAAAGGATAGATAAAAGGTCATCTATCAAAAAACTTACATAAAACAATATTTTTAACCACTAATAGTGGTACTCAAATCATACATAAGTGTTACGCAGGTTACACTCGCAAAAATAAAACGGCAAGTGTTAACACGTTAAAAAAACACTTAAATTAGCATCAGCTTAACTACAGTGAATTTTCTAATTGGAAAATCATTTTTTCAACAGTAAAGCTAAAGTCTAAAAACAGCAGGATATGTTGCTCTGATGCCTTTGTCGTGGCTTTTACATTATCAAATCGCGCTTTTGCAGTATTAATTAACTCTTCAGCGACTGAGGCACTATCGTCTCCATCGATTTGTAATATTAACTGTGTATCTTGCTCATCGATGACGGTACCGATATCGACAAAACTGCCACAGTCATTGCAATTATCACTAACTTGTACATCTTGCTTCGTTATCGTCTTAATCATTTTATCCACCATACCAAGCTTTAAAGCGTCAGCATAACGTAAAAACTAAAAGAAAATGTATAAATAGTTCACACATTTACATATACATATTGTCACAACAAGCCGTACTGCATAAGCTTATTGTCGAGTTAACAACCTTTTTATTTGGTTTGTAAACCCCTTATTTATATATGGAATTATTCTTCCAAGCTAATCTTACTAAACCAATTATTATGTGCTTATGTGCTTATGTGCTTATGTGCAGATCTAATTATAAAGCGCTTAAGCAACTGCGCTAAGCTGATTACCAATGGTTTCACTTATTTTGCGTTGAGTCGCCAGCTGATCTAAAAAATGAATGCTATTTAAGTCGGTAATCGCTGGTGTAGCCTGTTCATGTTTTAATTTAGTCAGTAAATCGCAATTTGATAAGGTTATTTGCAAATCCTCATCATATTTACCTCGGGTCACCACAGCTTCTGGTTTCAAAGCTTGGTGTAAATGAAATTGACTTAGACCATTCCCATAAAATGCATCTGCATTATTGATGGCTACTGATTGCGATAAATCACATACCAGCGCTTGAGGTTGAGGAATGTCTAATTGCTTATATAGTTTTTCATCGTTCGATAAATCATTATCAAGTTGAAATTGAGCCATATCCCGGGCGTCATTAGACAACATAGAAAGTAAGAGCGCGAACTCTCCTCTTCTATGATGTTCGACTGCATCATTTAGGCGATTGCCTAACTGCAGTTCGTTGACTAATGGATATTCAATTTGCATATATTTACGACAATATTATCAAGGTTGATATTTTATCGACCACTTAAACAGATACTTGAGCTTTTTTTGCGATTTTTCCTTTACTTATAATTCATTCGTGACTACTATTGCCGCCGCAATTGAGGAGGGGTTCCCGAGTGGCCAAAGGGATCAGACTGTAAATCTGACGGCTCAGCCTTCGAAGGTTCGAATCCTTCTCCCTCCACCATTTGCGCAGTGATAAATATACCGATTCGTGGAGGGGTTCCCGAGTGGCCAAAGGGATCAGACTGTAAATCTGACGGCTCAGCCTTCGAAGGTTCGAATCCTTCTCCCTCCACCATTTATCGGTAAATGGTTCACGTAAAAATCTATTATATGTGGCCAACATATATAGACGTAATATGAAGTTGTAAAAAGCAAAACGTGTAAAAATAAATGAAAATATGTGGAGGGGTTCCCGAGTGGCCAAAGGGATCAGACTGTAAATCTGACGGCTCAGCCTTCGAAGGTTCGAATCCTTCTCCCTCCACCATTAATTTATAAGTAAAAACTTGGTTTAAAATCTATTTATATGGTCAATATAGTCAGATTTTAATGTGAGTCGTAGAAAGTAAAACCGTAGTACAAGCGTTAAAGAAAACATGTGGAGGGGTTCCCGAGTGGCCAAAGGGATCAGACTGTAAATCTGACGGCTCAGCCTTCGAAGGTTCGAATCCTTCTCCCTCCACCATTTCTTTAATACGCACCCATCTTTATTTCAACTTTCCTGTTTAACACCTTTTGTTAATTGATTTTTTAGTCTGTCTTTATCCTTCACCTTTTAAAGTTCAAATTTTCATTAATCTTGTTAGTTCAATTCTTGTTACAAATATTCCCCATCATAAACAAGACCTTCTTCAAAAATGAATGCGATTTAACTTCCTGATGTTGTTATTTATCTCTATGATAATTATTTTACTGCACACTTAGGATGCCAAATGTCTAAACAATGGGTTAATCAAGCTATTGGAAAAATCGAATCCGACTTTCAACGTAGCGCCGATACACACTTAATTAAGTTGGATCTTCCCCAGTTAGACGGCATTGATATTTATCTCAAAGATGAAAGTACTCACCCTACTGGCAGTTTGAAGCATCGACTCGCGCGTTCACTATTCCTATATGCCCTTTCAAATGGCTGGGTTAATGAAAATACTACGATCATCGAAGCCTCTTCAGGCAGCACCGCAGTATCAGAAGCTTATTTCTCTCGATTGCTTGGGCTACCTTTTATCGCTGTAATGCCTTCATCTACGGCTAAAAAGAAAGTACAGCAAATTGAGTTTTATGGTGGCAGCTGTCACTTTGTAGAAAACAGCGGTGAAATTTATCCTGAATCCCAACGTTTAGCTACTGAGCTTAATGGTCACTACATGGATCAGTTTACTTATGCAGAGCGGGCTACCGATTGGCGTGGGAATAACAACATCGCTGATTCCATATTCAATCAAATGCTTAAAGAACCACACCCTACGCCCACCTGGATTGTAATGAGCCCTGGCACTGGAGGCACTTCAGCTACCATTGGTCGTTATATCAATTATCAGCAGTTAGACACGCAATTATGTGTTGTAGATCCTGAGAATTCAGTTTTTTACGATTACTATCATAATCGAGATGCCACTATTTCAAGTCAATCGGGTAGCAAAATTGAAGGTATTGGTAGACCAAGAGTAGAACCCTCTTTCATCGCAAGCGTAGTCGACGATATGAAGAAGATCCCTGATACAGCATCCATTGCAACGATGAAATGGTTAGAACAGCTATTAGGCCGTAAGGTTGGAGCTTCAACAGGGACGAACCTTTATGGCGTGCTTGAATTAGCTTGTGAGATGAAACGACAAGGTAAAACAGGGTCACTAGTCACGTTATTATGTGATTCAGGAGAGCGTTATCTTGATACTTATTATAATGACCAGTGGATTAAGGCCAATATTGGTTGTACTGAAAAATATGATGCACAATTAATAAGATTCAATACTAGCGGTTGTTTAAGCTAGTTATGCCGTATTGATTTTTTGATATTAATTTCCGTTGCAGTAATTGATTATTCATTTTAAACGAAAACCGCCTACATCTTATATATGATGTAGGCGGTTTTTTTTGTTTATCTGAAGTGCTATCTATTCAACAACAACAACAACAACAACCGATAGTTGCTAAACCTGTAGTGGTACGCTGAATTTGGTCACTTAGTTAGAGGTGATATCATCACCTCATAAGTTAACAGGTGACATTATGACAAAACGTACAAGAAGACTATTTAGCGCTGAATTCAAATTAGAAGCGGCACAATTAGTCCTAGATCAGAACTACTCGGTGACAGAGGCTGCTCAAGCCATGAATGTTGGAAAATCCACAATGGATAAGTG is a window of Shewanella donghaensis DNA encoding:
- a CDS encoding YybH family protein, translated to MTHFKILFIYCISLVSFFSNADTLTDNQLINKNYKIFASGFESLDLSMIENIYADNAVYISEVQDKGIVTGKSDIFALYQEFFKKIAKKDAHIEVDFRVVSRKLTADNSTDAGYYLVKFHPRKETGDPSSVFSGKFVFVSRKGPDNQWKFTLDSNTRSNSTFYFAAKPVPNLYYGRQFNPEIEPVNIESLEQQP
- a CDS encoding YchJ family protein: MTPDTSCPCGSDLHYTHCCQPYHLNLNFADKADTLMRSRYCAFVMKQFQYLVDTHHPQHLAGLTVEMLAMGADETQWIGLEVITHKQQSALSATVTFKAWFLNDGDLDAIFECSDFVFENGRWYYTKGEQFTADLPKRNDKCICHSGKKFKACCMKLMG
- a CDS encoding putative bifunctional diguanylate cyclase/phosphodiesterase; amino-acid sequence: MRQTEQQHLLELIVNSVAKEKGDFKQTSELACKLLMKYFNATCVSVISLRDKALEQKVIACLSPNLTFEESVNFHRNNSLISDSYFDELRRFRHVFSNSSQSDKRLQSFNEYYCQTHIQSNLDVAIRINGHIEGLLCIEFDHVVDITLANIEFACQFSDQLALTLATRYAYDKDERLTLFHSATEQAKHVLMLVNLKSQVIEYVNPAHEKMTGLSRDIVQGNQLITLDMFRGKRELANELTEKLINGDIIKGEAELTRVDESKYWVQYQANRFVTEQGNYYALVSCVDISAQRKSKEQLEHLAWKCSLTGLSNRLHFTQCLERVSEGTLILVDLMGFKRFNDTSGHEQGDALLTEVARRLKHFGESHDAIDVARVGSDEFTVLLPQFVDKDLLNAKIEKLYRKLQVPSVIGREKVDPKAAVAIVDINSIAGQFSPLSCADIALQYAKKKSSQNHQIFNDDLLATFKNNAEIERDLQLAVRNRQFELYYQPLMDLKNHQFIGAEALIRWHHPKKGVLYPGAFIEIAEQTGMINAIGDWVLEAACKQLNLWQHKNVDIVMHVNVAARQFFSGNLFEQVWNLVTRYRLKPQSLILEITETELMGDIRHATRLCQELADLGVGLAIDDFGTGYSSMRYLKQFPISKLKIDRSFISDLTTSRESREIVSAIIAMAKALNISLTAEGVETKEQEIFLADSCCHHAQGFLYSPAIRENEFSKFVFEQNELVH
- a CDS encoding DUF406 family protein, encoding MIKTITKQDVQVSDNCNDCGSFVDIGTVIDEQDTQLILQIDGDDSASVAEELINTAKARFDNVKATTKASEQHILLFLDFSFTVEKMIFQLENSL
- a CDS encoding VC2046/SO_2500 family protein, whose translation is MQIEYPLVNELQLGNRLNDAVEHHRRGEFALLLSMLSNDARDMAQFQLDNDLSNDEKLYKQLDIPQPQALVCDLSQSVAINNADAFYGNGLSQFHLHQALKPEAVVTRGKYDEDLQITLSNCDLLTKLKHEQATPAITDLNSIHFLDQLATQRKISETIGNQLSAVA
- a CDS encoding PLP-dependent cysteine synthase family protein, with the protein product MSKQWVNQAIGKIESDFQRSADTHLIKLDLPQLDGIDIYLKDESTHPTGSLKHRLARSLFLYALSNGWVNENTTIIEASSGSTAVSEAYFSRLLGLPFIAVMPSSTAKKKVQQIEFYGGSCHFVENSGEIYPESQRLATELNGHYMDQFTYAERATDWRGNNNIADSIFNQMLKEPHPTPTWIVMSPGTGGTSATIGRYINYQQLDTQLCVVDPENSVFYDYYHNRDATISSQSGSKIEGIGRPRVEPSFIASVVDDMKKIPDTASIATMKWLEQLLGRKVGASTGTNLYGVLELACEMKRQGKTGSLVTLLCDSGERYLDTYYNDQWIKANIGCTEKYDAQLIRFNTSGCLS